The following DNA comes from Hordeum vulgare subsp. vulgare chromosome 3H, MorexV3_pseudomolecules_assembly, whole genome shotgun sequence.
aaagtgcagttttcagcctgaagcaatattgacagcagcaaaacctatagctacaggactccaaatggcatgaaacttaacagcatgctaaagaaacataaggggtacaaataactccattggaccaacctcaaaagagctacagatctaaagatgcaagcaagacaagacagcaacaaaatataacagattccagacttagaaatatttcagctcctctggaacagcactattcaagcaacttgagggcagtcaaacaacacctaaacatgcatttctattgcaactaaaaataccagaggctaaacaaaacatccaagatcaaatcactagttgacaactaattcgaacgaggcccggaataaaacctacggattaaacaaaagggcttcacgacaaaatatctcgcgaactaacttcctcaaaagctaaaactaattgcacagaaaaatccatgggatttttctaccccggaaacatatataatatgtggggtttgcaacacgaaataacgccacacaataatgcgagataatacctctaaacgggaaaataaactgccggcaaaaccctacactgaaaaatacgagtgaccgctctaaaatacgtagaaatatggtccctgaaacatggacattaaatccatggcatacgggcaatccggatacgcacggaaattaactacggaatggatcctagCTAATCAGCACGttaaacgaggcattaggcactctaaacagcgttaaataaatatgcatgttggatattcgtgttctactcgcggagctaccccaaaacgatatataacacgcgtcgttccgacttacgggtaaaaagataCGGGCGTTTTAAATATCGTCTATTTTCCTGAAAATACTAAATCGCCAGGTAATAAAAAAAAACCTCTCGAGCTGAATCTGATGCTAAATGGGCCTACAGTGCATGGGCGTTACATAACCAAATCTCGCTCAGGCGCACGTTAGAGGGGCCGGAGgttggctcaccttgggccgaatCAGGCCGGCCTGTTGGAGTGGGCCGAGGGAGCTGCGGCCTGGCTCGGGCGCTGGGGAAGCTGGGCCATCGGGGCCCACGCGCGGGGTCAACGGCGCGGCGGCTCCTCCCGTCGCCCGCTGGAGCGAGgccaggccatggcggcggcgaccTCCAGGGCAGCGCCGACGCAAGGACCGGCGAGAGGGCGCGAGGCCGCGGTAGCTGGCGGCGGATCCGGCCTCGGGCTGCCCGGATCCGGCCGAGGGGCGCCGTTCCCGGCGACGAGGAGCTCGAACGGGGAGCTTCGGCGGCGGGGTATGGTGCGGGCAGCGGGGCAGGCCGGCGAgaggcgcgaggcggcggcctgaAGCGGGGCGGCGCGGCTGGCGGCTGGCGGAGGCGCGCGCGGGCAGGCGGCGGGCGGCGAGGTCCCGGCAGCGGGGCGACGCGGCGGCGAGCTAGGGCGCGGGGGCTGCTGCCTCGGGCAGGGAGAAGCAGCGGCGCAACCCGGGCTGAGGGCGGGCCTGTTGCGGGCttgggcgggcccggcggcgctggcaggggagagagaggtggggcggcgcggctagggttagggttagggcgcggatcccgaggaggaTTAGGGGGGCGCCCAAAATAGGCAGGGAGGGGTGCTTAAATAGGGAAATGGGCTAGGGCGCGgggtatctgggggtttttcgaccctccggacgCGTTCGTGCGGTCCGTTCGGGGAGGCGGGTTAGGTTAaggtgtgtagagtggcgttggctaagacGAGAGGGAAGTGGTACGGCGCGGCATCGACTCTAaacacaccgacagacgtccgacgaataaccgaagacggtgccgctacggtcgaccgttcgggtaccagacggtctccgatcgcgacgaaattcgacaggcggcctagctatatctaatcgcgaccgcgtgccgagTTTCACCTCGATTAGaggaagttttaaacgcactttgaaaacagggtttcgacggtgccgcgtgcACGTGCgaggtgcggtcggactcagaacggacaacgacgaggaccggcaactactagcggatgcaagttttgaaaacgggcggcaacgggatgccgatgcagtgcagatgatgcgcatgatgcgatgatgatgcgacagacaaacgaaccacacgacgaaaacggaataggagggggaatcttctggaacgtcggtctcgggctgtcacacgccccctgcccctcctctccaccgacCGGCTCCTCCTAGCACCCGGCCACAGCCCCGCCGGCCCTCAACCGGGGCTTCCGCCGCCTGCTGGCGCAGCGCGCCACAACCACCTCCGGCTACGACCCGTCCCTCCTCCGCGGGGTCTCCTCCAAGGTGGAGGACAGCGACGCCGACAGCCCCGTTCGCGTCGTTCAGTGCCGACGAGCCCTCCGTGCTCCGCGGCTTCAACGAGACCACCGCAGCGATACCGCCTACATCATAGGTTTGCTTGCACGAGATTGATTTGTCCTCCCTACTCCAGAATTGAGGAACTGGCCGATCCGCCTCCACGCCTCCCAGGCATCCGGTGCTTGCTTCCTTTGCCACGGGGAGATCTGCTGACTGGAGGAACAGATTTGAAGATACGCTACTGGGACCAGGCCAGGTTGAATATTACTACTATAGGCTCTTGCTTCTGCATATTTTTCTCCTTCACCACTTGTAATCTAAAATGTATTATTTTGTTTGATGATTTTGAAGGCCTGAGCAAAGCTTTTGTATTGTTGGTCCTTCAACGAAAGGTATTGGAAACGACGAGTGTTATGATATACGGTCGAGCTACGGAGTACAGGTTGTGCAGGTATGTCCGCCAAAACAGTAtcactgttttgtttctgtttcttATCTGAAGTTACACTGTAGTGTATCAACTCAAGAACCTTGTGAATTTACTGGTCTATCActttaaccttcaacctgatgcACTCAAGAACCTTATGAATTTACTGGCCCATCACTTTAGCCTTCAACCTGATGCTAGTGCATTCCTGCATGATTAATTTATCGCATCAGTTTTGTGGTGGTGCTTGAAGGAGCGTGGTTGTCTCTCTGAATCTCTCTTGACGGATGCTAACGCTAACAGAGTATTACTTTGTGCGCAGGAATCGTGCAAAACGCCCACACCAGCGTCCATGTTGACACACAAGACGCAGCTTGACATGGCCGCTGCCGATTCTGCCGGCTGCCACCGGGACGCGATCCTCACCCTAGCATCCGTCAACTTGTCGAGCCAATGGTTGATATCGGCCAGCAGAGACGGCGCAGTCAAGGTGTGGAAATAGCTTCTTCGGCCCGGTTAGGGAGGGGTATGCTGTCGCCGTCCCACGATGGCAAGCAGAGGCCCCCTTGGTGTACATACGCCTTATTATGACACAATATATATCACGACTCACTGTTGTACAGATGACGATGATGTTAATCAATACAAAACTAGAGGTTGCCATGTATCTATCCTGTGGTAATTTGGGTTAAGCAtagtaacaagttgtttgttgaTAGCATATTTTACAAGATCACCATTCATTTAGGATTTGGCATCAGATTAACATAACATGAAAAGAAGGATGATTTCTGATGCAGTTAGTACTTGTCAAATATTACCTCTTTTTCTTTTCCTAAATACAAGAtgttttagagatttcaatatgaCCTACATACTGAGATGTAAATAGACGTATTTTAGAGTATACATTCACTCGTTATCCTTCGTATGTTGTCCATAttgaaatatctaaaaggtcttatgtTTACGAACGGAGGGTGTATTAAAAAAATCGAGGACAGGTGGTATTGCTTATTTTGCATGTTTTGCCTTGGCGCTTTTGAGGTTAAAATTTTATATGCATGGTACTAGATGATACACCGGTAAGGCGTTCTAAGGGATGAGGAGGAACTCACGATTTTAAGGGACGAGGAGGAGCTTGCGATTTCCGGTCTGCCCGATCTGCTGACGCATGTGACGGACTAGGAGTCTTTGTGTTTTCTCTAAAACAAAGCACAGGCGTTCCCAGTTGCAACGAACATATTCTTTTGCTACCGGATATAAAAAATAATGCATAATGACACATGAAGCATGTTGTGTTCTTTTTTTTGCCCGATGCAACGCACGGTCATTTGTACATTTATACTAGTTCCATtaatccatgcttaaagaatagATGACGGTTGTCATATGGAAACCCACGTCGGTTCCTGGTGCCTTCTCGAACGCACATCTTTTTACTTGATACCTTTGTAACTCTATATATAGATATACTCATTATTAATAAAGATTAAATATTCACTTTTACATCTCGTTTTCATTTAACACGTTATCAACACGCTCTCCAGCGGAGGGATTTCACGACGGCCTCGACCATAAACAACACGGAAGCGGTGATCGGCGCAGGTCTCCAGCCGACGCATGGCCGCATCAGCCCCGACCTCCCGCATGGCCGCATCAGCCCGAGGCATTCACGGCTCACACAAGGCGAGTCTTTCGATCTGGGAAGAAACCAGATGCAAATACTAATTCTGTATCTTAATTAATACATCAATCAGGATAGTCAATTCCGATTTCGTTCCTGCACGAAGTAAGCACTACCTGCAGGGCGTCTTTTCAATGTCGTCCATGGCCCTCACGGCGCTCCCTCGGCCAGGCTCTTCGCGGCGGCATCCTTCGGCACAGTTGCTCCCAGCGTTGCACCCCGAGACGGTCGTGGATCACGGCCCCCACGTGAATGCACTCTGATTCTGATCACGGCCCCGGTGTGGATGGACTTTAATTTTGCATCCTTAGGCCTCGATTTCGCGCGGAGGGATTCAGGAGATTTTGAGAAGAAAATTCTTGAAAGAGCCAGAAACCTCACAGAACCTTGGACGCCCATTTGGTAAAAGAGGTTTGATTAGCCGAATCCCCttcgttccccttcaatcccttcctatctaTGTGTTTCATGATCCTCCTCGAGGGACTGGTGcaagcaaaaccctaaggatttgacTGGATTGGATGAAATGAAGGGATTTATTAAATCCCCTCAAATCCCCTCCTCCCCAAACCTCCCCAATCCACTTCTACCAAACAAAGCCTTACCTGTTTCGGCCAGCCGCCTAACGCACAGCTGCGGCAGCTGCCAACGGCCGGTGTCCGGCAAGGCGACACCCTCAGGCGATGCGGCGAAGACCTCCGACGTATTGCCTACTTGTCAGCGACCCTGTACTACCTACTTGTCAGCGACCCTGCCGTTGTTGCTAAAGATGCACAGGAAcgggagaacaaggaggagagcGACCAGTTGACTCGTGGGCCGACAGACCGGCTTGCAAGCCCATACTGGGCCGTTAAGATGGGTGTATCGTTTCCATTATAAGCCAGTGCCTAGCTAGTACCTGGGTGGCGAACGGCGGACGACTTCGGCCAAGACAGAACGCATGTGTGTAGCTGTGTTGGTGGTTGGGCGGATGTTCTACTTCGATTCTTAATTCTATTATAGATCTAAGCATGTTCCTCGCATCTGGTACTCAAAGCTTTTGATCGTGGAGATTCCTCACCACGACTACATGTACAGATTTCGCGAAGTCGGTCGACCGCAAGTTTAAGGTGCAAGGCGAGGAGATCATAAAATTTGTCAGTCGGATGCTCAAGGACACCACTGCAGCTCTTGACGGCCTCATCTTTGCGCGGATCGATGGCGCCAGGGCCGAGCTCAGCCTCGACGTCGAGCAAATTCGGGCGGAGCTCGAGCGCGGCAACAAGGAGGAACCCTTTGGCAAGCGGGCGAGTTCGTCGGCAGGCAAGGAGGTTGGGGACGGCCGTGAAGCTCTCGCggcaaatccccttggcttcgacAAGTCCCATTGGGGGAGGGTACATCATGTTTATGTGCCTCCTCCGGTCAGAGGTGCACGTGATTCTGGTTCTCCCCGTGATTTTTTTTCTCCTCATGAGCATGTTGCTTCTGAAATGTCTGACGCATACCAACTTGTGCCTCGCATGAAATTGCCTCGTTTCGACGGCGCGAACCCACGTCTATGGCAATCTCGATGCGAGCATTATTTCAAGCTCTAGGGTACCCCTGCATCGAGATGGATTTCGTTCGCCACTTCTCAGTTTGAAGGCACAGCCACGCGATGGTTGGAAGCAGTGCAACGCCGTTCACCAAATTTGCTTTGGCCAGAGTTCTGTCACTTGTTGATGCAGCGGTTTGGTCGCAACCAACAGCAATCTCTGGTTCAGCAGATGTTCCGCATTGCTCAGGAGTCCACTGTGGCTGATTATGTGGAGCGTTTCAGGAGTCTACTGTGGCTGATTATATGGAGCGTTCCGCTGAATTGTATGACCAACTCTCCGCTTGTGCACAGATGCCTGATAGCTTGTATTACACTACTCGGTTCATTGATGGGTTGCGACCATGGGTGCGTATGTCTGTGGCATTACACAAACCACAAGACCTAGATACTGCTTATGATCTGGCACTGCCCCATGAAGAATTGAGTGACACCGGTTAATTGAGTTTTCCTGCCAAAAAGTCCCTATCAACCACCAAATCTGCACCGGGTGCTCAGCTGGGCACTGATCGAAGGTTTGCTGAAGTGGGTAAAACTGTTCCATCTGAGGACAAATGGAATGCTCTGCGTTCATACAGGAGATCAAAGGGGCTTTGTTTCACTTGTGGAGAAAAGTGGTCTAAGGACCATCAATATAAGGCTTCAGTTCAACTTCATGTTGTGCAGGAGATGATCGAGCATATACAGAGTAACGAACAACTTCACCAAGAATGCTCGGATAGTGACTCTGATAACCTGATGTTGGTGTCGGCAGCGGCTTTTTCGGCTGAATTCCATACTTTAACACTTAAATTGGCAGTTGTGCAAGGCCAGTCACTTATGTTCAGGTCACAATTTTACACCAAACAGCCCTTCAACAGCCCACCCTATGGTCTCTGGTCCCCACGGGCGAATGAGCCCACTTGTCATTCAGGTCAATCCAGCTTGTGGCATGAAAAACGAACCGATGGATGACCATAAACCAGGAGGGTAAAAACGCATACAGTAAATTCATCGTGGGGTGGAAAACGTCGCGCGCGTGAATGCCGCTAGAACCGCGGGTAGCCTAGCTTCCTTTACATGTTCGATATGTCAAAATAATTTGTCGCCAATCATACTTAATTAAACTGTGTAGCAATTTGCTAGACTCACACAAAGGGTTAATATGTCTTTCAGAGAGTTTTATAGAAGAAATAAAGTGAAGGTGATATAAGATTAAGCACAATACAGTACTTTCATGCAAAGCAGTGATCTTTTATATAACAACATAGAATTGCTAACAATACACCTATATATGGCTAACAAGGGGATACACGCAAAGGAACCAGGCAAGAAAAATGCAAGACTCCACTAAAGAGTGCTTCAGATATTACATTCCGAACTTATATATGTTACTCTGCAACATCAACAACTAAGAAATTTGTAACACAAAGTTCCATGAAAATATACtaaaaattatttttatactcAACAAGAGCAAAAATATTTCACCAcaaataatactccctctgtcccgtaTTAAGTGACGCCATGGCGTATTTGTAAAAAAACCCTCTCCATTTTACTTAACCACGAACAAGTCCTCCCACCTCCTCAGTCACTCCTCTCCTCCCTGCAGTCACTCCTCTCTTCCCTCACCTAGCCTCGCTCCTCCCTCACCTTGCCTCGCCTCACGCTTCACCTCCAGCGCTCGCAGGCCCGGCCCTAAGGGGGGGCGAGCGGGGCGGCCACCCCGGGCCCCCGAAATCCAAGGGGAGCCCATCCCAGTCCCAGCCTCCCAGGTATGTGTGAGGAACCGCTGGAGTCACCATTAGAAGACCTGAAGCTTTTCTGCATCTGCACGAAGAAGATGAAAGCCGAACCGTTTTTCTTTGTTTAGCGAACTGGGCCGTGGGCCTTTCCTCCTTATCGATGGTTAAGTGGCTGTTGGGCTAAACTGTTGTAGCAACGCGTGTAGTGTGGTGGCGTGAGGAGGGGCATGCATGGCCTATAACTTGCTGATGACTTCAATGCGTTTTTTGAACCTGTAATTACGTCTGAAAGGTTAATTTCCATTTGGCTATAATGAAGCAGAGAAGACCCAATAAATACACTTGACTTTGCTACTTTGTACACTACCAATTTATAGTATATGTTTTGACTCAAAAAATAAATCAATAGTATTCTACTAGTTATGCTGATTATATGTTTTTTGAagctttgattatatatattatgTCACATAAATTTCACTTCTTGCTATCAGTTCCgtgtataatttttttattttgtcttcCACTATAAGGCCCGATCACATTGGGTTCACTAATAATAAAGACGATATGGCTTGATATCCTATGGATCACACCTTTTTTTTTATCAGAGTACAATCCAAGTTGCTTGCATACACGAGCATACATCCATTCTTATGAATGCACAAGCGCACACCCTATCCCTATGAGCACGTGTAAAAGATTGAGCCggcacatcatcttgagattCACGAAGTCCAGGAAAATGCAAGCGTAAGTTTCGGACTTGAATTCTGATGGACAGGGGATACCACTGTCCTCCTCACCATTCAATCACAAATAGGTTTGTCTATGGATCACAACCTTGACAGGATGTATGTGCTCACTGTTTGTTATCTTGTGCATCTTTACTTGAAACTCCCTCACCTCCCTCCGCACAACCACGTCGAGAGGAGACCACACCATTCAGATAAGtatatttttaattatttttattagcaCCAACATTATTAAGTTTATATAAAAAATGAGCGCCTAGTATTTTAGTTTCACTCCGGACCCCTAAAATCTTAAGACCGGCCCTAAGCGCTCGGTGGCAGAAAAAGCGTCGATTTTTCCACGCATCCGGTGGCACAAGTGCCGGATCCGGTGGCGGGGAAGCTCGATCCGGTGGCGGGGAAGCTCGACCCGGTGGCGAAGGCGGCCGTGGGCGCAAAGGCGAAGAGGCCAGCGATGGCGCGATGCATGCGGCGGTGCACGCCGTGGGAGGTGCAGAGGAGGTTGTGTTCGCCGAGCAGGTCGGCGACTATGCGCACGTACCACTTGGCGAAGTGCGGCGGGTCGATGGCGAGGAGGTGTGCGGCGGAGGCACGCTCGCGTGCGGAGAGGAGGACGGTCGACATGGCCGCGGCCGCACCGTCTCCGGTAGACGCGCCGCGGCAGACCACCTTCTTCGAGGTGGACCGCCCGCTCCGCCCGCCACCGGGCAACTCCGGCCCGTGCTCCTCGGTCCTGCTATCCAGCTCCTTCATGTTCACCTTCACCAAGCCGCCAGCCACCGCAGCGTACTCCCCGCCGCCCTGCCTCGCCGCGGCGGGCGGCCGCACCTCGGCGATCTCCCTCGCCGTCCTCGAGTGGCACGCCACCTGCCGGGGAGTCCAGTTCAACAGGATCTTGGGCTtctggctcctcctccgcggcagcACCGCCGAGCCGCTGTAGAAGGGCGTTGTGTGGTCCGTCTCCAAGGACATCACCAGGTACGTgtccctcctcgccgccggcaaCTCCACACGAGCGTGACGTTGCATCCAAAACCTACCGCGCGATCATGGAGGTCTTTGTCTCGTTCCACGGGGACGACGAGTTCTGGTGGCCAAACCCGCCCGGTGCCGACGCCAATGGCCCGTTCCGCGAGGTCACTGTCCGTGTTGACGGGGTCCTCGCCGGCGCCGCGTGGCCGTTCCCCGTCATCTGCACCGGCGGCATCAACCCACTCCTATGGCGGCCCATCACCGGCATCGGCTCCTTCAACCTCCCGACGTACGACGTCAAGGTGACGCCGTTGCTGGGCAACAATATGCTGGACGACAAGGCGCACGTGTTGGCGTTCGCTGTGACCAACACCGTGGACGTGTGGTACGTCGACGTCAACCTCCATGTCTGGCTGGACCCTGGGAGCATGtatctgtttttgtgtgtgtgtgtgcactcgCGCTGTGGCTGACGATGTTGCTTCTCTGATTTTTGAATGGCAGCAGATGATGAGTGGGTAGGGGTGTGAGAGctgcaaggagtggcaagagcactACTACTGGGAGCACATGGATGTGAAGAAGATCAGGTTCTGCAGGCTCATCAAAGGAGATAACTATCAGGGCATTGTAAGTATACATAGATCATAGCCTGACAAGTAACAAGTGACATGATTCTAAGCCtaatttattttagcaaacaaaaGGGTGAAATATAGCTAGTTTATATTTGGAGACTTCATTAAAAAAGTTGATATTTAGTGAAAATAGGTTAAACATGTCCCTCTTTTCATCAAGATCATAAGCAAGTCTTACAAGGCTTACTGTTTgattagttcacaacaatacaCAATATAAAgctcctctatctccttcctcactcccctctctctcctcctctataaGGGCATTGGTCTCCGCAACTAACCGAGCATCGCAAGATAGAAAGATTGCCGACCTTCCTTCATTTTGATGGCGATCTTTATGCAAATGCGGAAGTGTAAATTCATTGCCTCCTTTATTTTTCATCACCTCAATCATAACTGCCTGTAGTGTCACGAAGCTCCGAAACAACTTCTCAaccacatagttctcgaactcttcCTCCACACCCTCTACAAATTCCTGAATATTTTTAGGTGATAAGCAATCAGTTAGGGACTGAAGTGAGTTGTGCAAGCAAAGGTCTAAAACATTCATATCGGGGCTATTGGGTGGTTGTTGCAATAACTGAATGTCAAGATCTGTTTGTGCTACAGCTTCTTGAAAAAACACGTCATTAGGTAGGACATGTGGCTTGACGTTATCTTGTTGTATGAAGATGGTTCTTCCGATATCTTCATCAGGCAATTTGTCTTGTATAGCAGGGATCACCTTGTTGCATAGGTAGTCCCGCATCACATTTCTTGTCACCTTCACATTTTTTAGCTCTATGGTTCCTCTAGGTCTGTTTTGACTCGTTCTAACTGCTGCTTTCTCTTCAACGAAGGCCCAAGTCCCAATCTTGCCATCAAATATGACCTATCCATCATCATTATATCTTGGATTGGCCACAACGGTCAAGAACATTACCTTGCCAATGCAGTTCGAATTCGGCACGGGTCGCTCAGGTGTTGGTTCATGTGGGAGTCGATAGTATGTATTCTTCACCCTTGTCATATCAAACCACTTTCCGTCTATATGTATCATATCTGTCATCGGCTTGAAAAGGGGGCATGGAGTTGAGACCCAAAGCTCATCGAGCATTGAGATGCAGAACTTCAGTCttgcaattctattttttggCTTCAGATAAGGCTTCACGGTGCTACTGACACACTTCAGCTCACCTAACTTAAACCAT
Coding sequences within:
- the LOC123439890 gene encoding uncharacterized protein LOC123439890, giving the protein MLKDTTAALDGLIFARIDGARAELSLDVEQIRAELERGNKEEPFGKRASSSAGKEVGDGREALAANPLGFDKSHWGRVHHVYVPPPVRGARDSGSPRDFFSPHEHVASEMSDAYQLVPRMKLPRFDGANPRLWQSRCEHYFKL